From the genome of Nitrosopumilus sp., one region includes:
- a CDS encoding VOC family protein — translation MNDFLKAASMDHVNMSVRNLEKSVIFYKNLFGFEVRKEDNSPNKLDVPSKIIGNDSIKLCLYEDPQMSPDGGIAHFGFHVENFDQIMKKCKELNVKVLYDGPVEFEKSTSVYIKDPSGYDIELSKIQGGGL, via the coding sequence ATGAATGACTTTCTCAAAGCTGCATCCATGGATCATGTAAACATGAGTGTGCGGAATTTAGAAAAAAGCGTAATCTTCTACAAAAACCTATTTGGATTTGAGGTGAGAAAAGAAGATAATTCCCCAAACAAGTTGGACGTTCCTTCAAAAATTATCGGTAACGATTCAATCAAGCTCTGCTTGTATGAGGATCCCCAAATGTCTCCAGACGGCGGGATAGCTCACTTTGGCTTTCATGTCGAAAACTTTGATCAGATCATGAAAAAATGTAAAGAATTGAATGTCAAAGTTCTTTATGATGGTCCTGTAGAATTTGAAAAATCCACATCTGTATACATTAAGGATCCTAGCGGATACGACATCGAGCTGAGTAAAATTCAGGGTGGCGGACTCTAA
- a CDS encoding VOC family protein, with product MTKPIPNGFHTVTPSIVLSNSKEAIEFYKKAFDAKEIYQMPTPDGKTMHAMIQIGDSFVMMSDEFPQMGCTAPTTVGGTSTTIHLYVEDSDKVYQQAVQAGAKPAMPIMDAFWGDRCGSVIDPFGHSWMVSTHKKDMSPEQMHQAAEEFMSKQHGAQ from the coding sequence ATGACAAAACCAATACCTAACGGGTTTCACACGGTGACTCCGTCAATTGTTCTAAGTAATTCCAAGGAAGCCATAGAGTTCTACAAAAAAGCATTTGACGCAAAAGAGATCTATCAGATGCCAACGCCAGATGGCAAGACAATGCACGCCATGATTCAGATCGGAGATTCTTTTGTAATGATGAGCGATGAGTTTCCCCAGATGGGCTGTACTGCCCCCACGACAGTAGGAGGCACTTCAACTACGATTCATCTGTACGTGGAGGACTCAGACAAGGTATACCAGCAAGCAGTGCAAGCAGGTGCCAAGCCGGCAATGCCGATAATGGATGCGTTTTGGGGAGACAGATGCGGAAGCGTGATTGACCCATTTGGGCATTCATGGATGGTGTCAACTCACAAGAAAGACATGTCACCAGAACAAATGCACCAGGCTGCAGAAGAATTCATGTCAAAGCAGCACGGTGCACAATAA
- a CDS encoding cupin domain-containing protein: MKDQPFDFHGSQFTIKVLSSESNYQYTVLDVIHAANIGPAEHRYPAGPETFRILEGDYEFFLNGESIKAKVGDVICVPTGALHRFVAGHNGGHVIVISPPNLEFYFWKVSKLLAKGNVSFEQESEIGKKYGQIFSEDSKHWS, translated from the coding sequence ATGAAAGACCAACCTTTTGATTTTCACGGTTCACAATTTACAATCAAAGTTCTTTCATCCGAATCAAATTATCAATACACAGTATTGGATGTAATTCATGCAGCAAATATTGGGCCTGCCGAACATCGATATCCTGCAGGTCCCGAAACTTTCAGAATTCTAGAGGGCGACTATGAATTTTTTCTGAATGGAGAATCAATCAAAGCCAAAGTTGGAGATGTGATATGCGTTCCAACTGGTGCATTGCACAGATTTGTCGCAGGACATAACGGAGGACATGTGATAGTAATCAGTCCCCCAAATCTTGAATTTTATTTTTGGAAAGTGAGTAAATTACTTGCCAAAGGCAATGTATCTTTTGAACAAGAATCAGAAATTGGGAAAAAATATGGTCAGATATTCTCAGAAGATTCAAAACATTGGAGTTAG
- a CDS encoding MBL fold metallo-hydrolase, protein MGENYLKAIAEVTDEPVTHVIYRHTHNDHVGSMGMFPDDAIYIVHQETADALSEKNDSNRPVPTVTFDNTFVLEVGTQKLELSYYGPMHEPGNIFIYAPNQKVLMLVDVVFPGWTPFKDLAMVQDVTAFLAAHDKILEYDFDTYIGGHLTRLGTVEDVQIQKEYFQDIQASAGMTNQEVSFMEIGQEVGFSNPWLVFQIYADTVTQQCTDEVVPKWIDRLGGVDLFTYDHCWKISEAQRID, encoded by the coding sequence ATTGGTGAAAACTATCTCAAAGCAATTGCAGAAGTTACAGACGAGCCAGTGACTCATGTAATTTACAGACATACACATAATGATCATGTCGGTTCAATGGGCATGTTTCCTGATGATGCGATATACATAGTCCATCAAGAAACTGCAGACGCGCTGTCAGAAAAAAATGATTCCAACAGGCCTGTGCCAACTGTAACTTTTGACAACACATTCGTACTTGAAGTTGGAACTCAAAAATTAGAATTGTCATATTATGGACCCATGCATGAACCGGGAAACATATTCATCTATGCACCAAACCAAAAAGTTCTGATGCTGGTAGATGTAGTATTTCCAGGATGGACCCCATTCAAGGATTTGGCAATGGTTCAAGACGTAACAGCGTTTCTTGCAGCACATGACAAAATTCTAGAATATGACTTTGATACGTACATCGGAGGACACCTTACACGCCTGGGAACTGTCGAGGATGTGCAGATTCAAAAAGAATACTTTCAAGACATTCAAGCCAGTGCAGGCATGACAAACCAAGAAGTGTCATTCATGGAAATAGGACAGGAAGTTGGTTTTTCCAACCCATGGCTAGTTTTCCAAATTTATGCGGATACCGTCACGCAGCAATGTACTGACGAGGTGGTTCCAAAATGGATTGACAGACTGGGCGGAGTTGACCTGTTCACATATGATCATTGTTGGAAGATTTCAGAAGCTCAAAGAATAGATTAG
- a CDS encoding peptidase, whose product MNLYLLLPIMLGVLLVGNMSGSFAEIESVDVVENKMVTLIGEGRDFDTTNLEYQWTQIYGDTVALSSTIVPEPTFMAPDVANGEIKVLTFELLVTDPQGLDSSDTVEIIVNSVNNPPVVNAGKDLLAAKSINVISIIPQTTDKDGDTLTYAWEQISGQEVSMSSTTNKHLSLQPLDFDFSQTDPLTFKITVDDGFGGVASDTVNVILFTSLINNKAISIEAGPIQTVLEGDTVVLDVTGETLNGKPISYTWIQFIGTSVTLSSFDGDRVTFTAPNVGDYEELLSFHVTGYSQGNGYANDLALIKVLPSNHPPVADAGMDQSVEQRTFVNLDGAGTDPDGDNIRFMWTQISGIPTDIYESTQPLAYIISPTIQSLSEPLVFELTVTDVKGNFDTDDVTVVVSTENSPPRAYAGPDKRVHGGDDVSITGTAFDFNGDELEIEWRQIAGDSVSMDVSDLEFSFTAPEVAPTDSKRLAFELTVTDPYGLMDSDQVVIFVSPENSAPTANAGANINADEDTIASISCLGTDPDGDKLTYTWTTASSAMITQSGNSVTMVNIPNVVDDMIMTFTCTVSDGTYSASDSIDILVNNTLSLDIISNAGVDQIVNENVLVSLDGRNSYDPENQSLSHMWTQLSGESVTLSSSSSMSPSFTSPIVKNNEIKVLTFEFKVFDDNGRESTDLVVVTVDPVNSPPEALASAIQ is encoded by the coding sequence GTGAATCTGTATCTTCTATTACCAATAATGCTTGGTGTTTTACTTGTTGGCAATATGTCTGGTTCTTTTGCTGAAATTGAATCCGTAGATGTTGTTGAAAACAAAATGGTAACTTTGATTGGGGAGGGACGTGATTTTGATACTACTAATCTGGAATATCAATGGACTCAAATCTATGGTGATACTGTAGCCCTTTCATCTACTATTGTACCTGAGCCAACATTTATGGCTCCTGATGTCGCAAACGGCGAAATCAAAGTTCTTACTTTTGAATTATTAGTTACTGACCCTCAAGGCCTAGACAGCTCTGATACTGTTGAAATTATTGTAAATTCTGTAAATAATCCTCCTGTCGTGAACGCTGGAAAGGATCTTCTTGCAGCCAAGTCAATTAATGTAATTAGCATTATTCCACAAACCACTGATAAAGATGGTGATACTCTGACTTATGCATGGGAACAGATATCTGGACAGGAAGTATCAATGTCCTCAACTACTAACAAGCATCTTTCATTGCAGCCATTAGATTTTGATTTCTCACAAACTGATCCACTTACATTTAAAATTACAGTTGATGATGGGTTTGGCGGAGTCGCAAGCGATACAGTCAACGTGATACTCTTTACTAGTCTTATTAACAACAAAGCAATTTCAATAGAGGCTGGACCAATTCAGACCGTACTTGAAGGCGATACTGTAGTCCTTGATGTTACTGGAGAGACATTGAATGGAAAGCCAATTTCTTACACTTGGATTCAATTCATTGGAACTTCTGTCACACTTAGTTCGTTTGATGGAGATCGTGTAACATTCACGGCTCCAAACGTCGGTGATTATGAAGAATTATTGTCATTTCATGTAACAGGATATTCTCAAGGAAATGGATATGCAAATGATTTGGCACTGATAAAAGTACTTCCTTCAAACCATCCGCCAGTTGCTGATGCCGGAATGGATCAAAGTGTTGAACAAAGAACATTTGTAAATTTGGATGGGGCCGGAACTGATCCTGATGGTGACAATATTAGATTCATGTGGACTCAAATTTCTGGAATCCCAACTGATATTTATGAAAGTACCCAACCATTGGCCTATATCATTTCTCCTACAATTCAATCCTTGTCTGAACCATTAGTGTTTGAGCTAACAGTAACAGACGTCAAAGGAAACTTTGATACTGATGATGTGACTGTAGTTGTGAGTACTGAAAACAGCCCTCCAAGGGCTTATGCCGGCCCTGACAAAAGAGTTCATGGCGGTGATGATGTATCTATTACTGGAACTGCATTTGACTTTAATGGCGATGAGTTAGAAATTGAATGGAGACAAATCGCTGGAGATTCTGTATCTATGGATGTCTCTGATCTAGAATTTTCCTTTACTGCCCCCGAAGTTGCTCCTACTGATTCTAAAAGACTGGCTTTTGAGCTAACCGTAACTGATCCATATGGTTTGATGGATTCTGATCAAGTTGTAATCTTTGTATCTCCTGAAAACAGTGCTCCTACAGCTAATGCTGGTGCCAATATCAATGCAGACGAGGACACAATAGCTAGTATTTCCTGTCTAGGAACTGATCCTGACGGTGACAAACTCACCTATACATGGACCACAGCATCATCTGCTATGATAACACAGAGTGGAAACTCTGTAACAATGGTGAACATTCCAAATGTTGTAGATGATATGATTATGACATTTACTTGCACTGTATCTGATGGAACCTATTCTGCCTCAGACAGTATTGATATTCTTGTGAATAACACATTAAGTCTTGATATAATCTCTAACGCCGGTGTTGATCAAATAGTGAATGAAAATGTCCTAGTCTCATTGGATGGACGTAACAGTTATGATCCTGAAAATCAATCGTTATCACACATGTGGACCCAATTATCTGGGGAGTCTGTAACACTATCTTCCAGTTCTAGCATGAGTCCATCATTTACTAGTCCAATTGTAAAAAATAATGAAATCAAAGTTCTAACCTTTGAATTCAAAGTATTTGATGACAATGGACGAGAAAGCACTGACCTTGTAGTGGTTACTGTAGACCCAGTCAATTCTCCTCCTGAGGCCTTGGCATCCGCAATACAATAA
- a CDS encoding DUF47 family protein translates to MGQWLSWIKSNEKELLTILDNLAKKAVETSEEVVVLFSDLSDLEQPKKIHKLETEADVLTRDIFSELNKTFITPLDREDMQRIASKIDDVIDFMDGIAARVSSYKIITPPPYCEEMAKELVNATKEVEYMISKLQRIKNPKDMIDHCRNTGDIEHKIDDLYRDAIRELFETDDAIKIIKLKDIYETMETASDRCVDVADVIEDIVLKYT, encoded by the coding sequence ATGGGACAATGGCTATCGTGGATAAAATCAAATGAAAAAGAACTTTTAACCATTCTTGACAATTTGGCAAAAAAGGCAGTTGAGACGTCTGAAGAGGTAGTTGTATTGTTTTCTGATCTGAGTGACCTGGAACAACCCAAGAAAATACACAAGCTGGAAACTGAGGCAGATGTCCTGACACGTGATATTTTTTCAGAATTAAACAAGACGTTCATCACTCCTCTTGACCGGGAGGACATGCAAAGAATCGCATCAAAAATTGATGACGTGATTGATTTTATGGATGGCATAGCAGCACGTGTATCCAGCTACAAAATTATCACTCCTCCCCCATATTGTGAAGAAATGGCAAAAGAGCTTGTCAACGCCACAAAAGAAGTGGAATACATGATATCAAAGCTGCAGCGAATCAAAAATCCAAAAGACATGATTGATCACTGCAGAAATACCGGTGACATTGAGCATAAAATTGATGACTTGTACAGGGATGCCATAAGAGAACTGTTTGAAACTGATGACGCAATCAAGATTATCAAACTAAAAGATATCTACGAGACAATGGAGACTGCATCAGACAGGTGTGTGGATGTGGCAGATGTCATTGAGGATATCGTTTTAAAATATACCTAG
- a CDS encoding heme-binding protein — translation MSISPSSAMHDESEIKSFSVNDEFPSHAELTGALKMVVKETNGGFGLNMWATMVDRDGVVQTVTFTGDDRGDQWPGSRVISAQKANTANAFSLPGLALSTANLFYAVQPGGSLYGLQASNPIDVDVAYGGSSIDYGTVDDPMRGYKIGGVNVFGGGLPLYDSDGLLIGAIGVSGDSSCADHIISWKVRDALGLDSIPGGVSPTGDDNIVFDIAVDGDGHQKSTSGWGHPLCADSALSIAEELPATHPVG, via the coding sequence ATGTCTATTTCACCTTCAAGTGCAATGCACGATGAATCCGAAATAAAATCATTTTCCGTCAACGATGAGTTTCCGTCTCATGCAGAACTTACCGGTGCACTCAAGATGGTGGTCAAAGAAACCAATGGCGGATTTGGATTAAACATGTGGGCAACCATGGTTGACCGCGACGGCGTAGTGCAGACAGTTACATTCACCGGGGATGATCGTGGGGACCAATGGCCCGGAAGCCGAGTCATTTCTGCACAAAAGGCAAATACTGCCAATGCGTTTAGCCTGCCCGGACTGGCACTGTCCACTGCAAACCTGTTTTATGCGGTACAGCCCGGAGGCTCACTGTACGGACTGCAGGCCAGTAATCCAATCGATGTGGATGTCGCATATGGGGGATCGTCAATTGACTATGGAACCGTGGATGATCCCATGAGAGGCTACAAGATTGGTGGCGTGAATGTGTTTGGCGGTGGATTGCCGCTTTATGATTCAGATGGACTTTTGATTGGCGCCATAGGCGTCAGTGGAGATTCATCTTGTGCAGATCATATTATCAGTTGGAAGGTGCGTGATGCGCTTGGATTGGACAGCATTCCAGGCGGCGTAAGTCCGACGGGCGATGACAATATTGTCTTTGACATTGCAGTTGATGGCGACGGTCATCAAAAAAGTACTAGCGGTTGGGGACATCCGTTATGCGCAGACTCTGCATTATCCATTGCAGAAGAACTTCCGGCAACTCATCCTGTAGGGTAA
- a CDS encoding redoxin family protein gives MNMDFTKLPDNLPRPTDDGSCDHLLGMSIPSTVFLSTKGNSLDVCNIDADFVIFYLFPMIGIPGRNQPLEWDDIPGARGCTPQNIAIDEHMEDLLKYDAIPVGISTQPIDELSKISLIRNFSQIILSDSDLKLQQNLNVPTFQFENNTMYKRLTLILKKSKIIKVFYPIFPPDKHIFEILKWLENNSVK, from the coding sequence ATGAATATGGATTTTACAAAACTTCCTGATAATTTACCTCGTCCGACAGATGACGGATCTTGTGACCATCTTTTAGGGATGTCTATACCCAGTACAGTATTTTTATCCACAAAAGGAAATTCTCTTGATGTTTGTAATATTGATGCTGATTTTGTAATTTTTTACTTGTTTCCAATGATTGGAATTCCTGGAAGGAATCAGCCTTTAGAATGGGATGATATTCCAGGTGCACGTGGCTGTACTCCTCAAAACATTGCAATCGATGAGCATATGGAAGATTTACTGAAATATGATGCCATTCCAGTTGGAATTTCGACTCAACCCATCGATGAGTTATCAAAAATATCACTAATTAGAAATTTTTCACAAATAATTTTATCCGATAGCGATTTGAAACTTCAACAAAATCTAAACGTTCCCACGTTCCAATTTGAGAATAATACCATGTACAAAAGATTGACATTGATTCTAAAAAAATCCAAGATCATCAAGGTATTTTATCCAATTTTTCCGCCAGACAAACATATCTTTGAGATTTTAAAATGGTTGGAAAATAATTCTGTCAAATGA
- a CDS encoding inorganic phosphate transporter has protein sequence MIEIAIGAIIVALIFDFVNGFNDSANSVATVIGTRVLKPIHAVTLSAAMNFIGPFIFGVAVATTIAKGIVSPDDITVYMIVGGLAGAISWSVICTYFGLPISNSHSLVGGIMGAGIAGLGFEKLVYGGLTKVFAGIVIAPVGGLIFGLLLTGLIITFFANRRPAIVNKTFGRLQIISSAWFALTHGANDGQKTMGIIVLILFSAGLIPELDMPLWVIFAAATAMGLGTFFGGYKVIKTLGVKITKLKPYQGFAAETGGGVMLAIFATLGIPASTTHAITGTIMGAGSARRKRAVRWKVGRQIVFAWVITIPGSAAMGIGFTYLIHLFV, from the coding sequence ATGATTGAGATAGCGATTGGGGCAATAATAGTCGCGCTAATCTTTGACTTTGTAAACGGCTTTAACGATTCTGCAAATTCTGTAGCTACTGTAATAGGTACTCGTGTTCTAAAACCCATTCATGCTGTGACTTTGTCTGCAGCTATGAATTTTATCGGTCCTTTTATTTTCGGTGTAGCCGTTGCCACCACCATTGCCAAGGGAATTGTAAGTCCTGATGACATTACTGTATACATGATTGTGGGAGGACTTGCAGGCGCCATAAGCTGGAGTGTCATCTGCACATACTTTGGATTGCCCATATCCAATAGCCATTCGCTGGTTGGAGGAATCATGGGTGCGGGAATAGCAGGCTTGGGCTTTGAAAAGCTGGTTTATGGGGGTCTGACCAAGGTTTTTGCAGGAATTGTAATTGCTCCTGTTGGGGGTCTGATTTTTGGCTTGCTGTTGACCGGACTGATAATCACCTTCTTTGCAAATCGAAGGCCTGCTATCGTAAACAAAACCTTTGGTAGGCTGCAGATAATTTCATCTGCATGGTTTGCTTTGACTCACGGTGCAAATGACGGACAAAAGACCATGGGAATTATCGTCTTGATTTTGTTCTCGGCCGGCTTGATTCCTGAATTGGACATGCCTCTTTGGGTAATCTTTGCAGCGGCTACTGCGATGGGATTGGGCACATTTTTTGGAGGATACAAAGTAATCAAGACATTGGGCGTAAAAATAACAAAGCTCAAACCCTATCAGGGATTTGCAGCCGAGACTGGAGGGGGCGTAATGCTTGCAATCTTTGCCACTCTGGGGATTCCGGCAAGTACGACCCATGCTATTACTGGTACAATCATGGGTGCGGGATCTGCTCGTAGAAAACGTGCCGTACGCTGGAAGGTCGGGAGACAGATTGTATTTGCTTGGGTGATTACAATTCCTGGAAGTGCCGCAATGGGAATAGGATTCACTTATCTGATTCATTTGTTTGTCTAA
- a CDS encoding DUF1282 domain-containing protein — MFDLSYFDSKVILRVITAPNSAFAQIRDNEEKYFASSIGIFLIASVISLLVMVPFVTMPLDHAYYQSFEESDIDVGIPADWSEVILFVGISILTGIISNVLFYLIGKKLGGNASWKKVFSVLFYANVPVIPMMMVLSAVMFLMWGSLTSIDPSQIIESDADEEELFSMIGPVLTYAGIIVIVAIGFVAWIFVVSVKAVKTVNGFGTGKAFGLIILVMIISSILTSPLGM, encoded by the coding sequence TTGTTCGACTTGTCTTATTTTGATTCAAAGGTTATTTTACGTGTAATTACTGCACCAAACTCTGCATTTGCTCAGATCAGAGACAATGAAGAGAAATATTTTGCATCTTCAATTGGAATTTTCCTGATTGCATCAGTCATCAGTCTGCTTGTAATGGTTCCATTTGTCACGATGCCACTTGATCATGCATACTATCAAAGTTTTGAAGAAAGTGACATAGACGTTGGCATTCCGGCAGATTGGTCAGAGGTCATACTCTTTGTAGGAATCAGCATACTGACGGGAATCATTTCAAACGTGTTGTTTTATTTAATTGGAAAAAAACTAGGCGGCAATGCAAGCTGGAAGAAGGTTTTTTCTGTTCTTTTTTACGCAAATGTTCCAGTCATCCCCATGATGATGGTGCTTTCAGCAGTAATGTTTCTCATGTGGGGATCTCTTACATCAATAGATCCTTCACAGATCATAGAATCTGATGCAGACGAAGAAGAACTGTTTTCCATGATCGGACCGGTTTTGACATATGCAGGCATCATTGTAATTGTCGCAATAGGATTTGTCGCATGGATTTTTGTTGTCTCAGTAAAGGCAGTCAAAACAGTCAATGGATTTGGCACTGGAAAGGCGTTTGGCCTCATTATTTTGGTTATGATAATATCATCCATCTTAACTTCTCCTCTCGGCATGTGA
- a CDS encoding multicopper oxidase domain-containing protein, which produces MTNDNTIRPIWLIFIGVIIGVGSAAIYFLEVADSDITIQAENPQIMTAGITIDDIYPRAENPNPQKRSYTLIAQDAEIEVSQGVKAKVRTYNGTVPAPTLRFDEGDEVEVKFVNETPYAHTVHFHGTHNSANDGVFPMINPGEEYTYSFKAHEAGFFMYHCHAFPTTEHVRMGMFGAMIIDPIHHVMEPAREYLFVLSEFDPDDPLATFTKFYPINGYANQYMDNPIQVVEGELARFYVMGIGGVLQSPFHVHSTIFKVWPSGILWNEPHYAQTHLIGNGDTAIIEASWKEAGRYLFHVHGIQEERGSMALLDVLEDDSTLKSLEQPSNIPGSKSMIPWQEDLLYQLEDPQIITYDDLGSATAKVSTAHAVSADKVSIVKDSWNPEITESYAPIAVKVKSGTAITWTNDDIVVHTVTEQESESFDSGFIQAGGDWQYTFDDPGEYSYYCTLHPWMKGAVLII; this is translated from the coding sequence ATGACTAATGACAACACGATAAGACCCATCTGGCTGATATTCATCGGAGTAATAATCGGTGTAGGTTCTGCGGCAATCTACTTTCTAGAAGTGGCAGATTCTGACATTACAATTCAGGCAGAAAATCCGCAGATAATGACTGCTGGAATTACCATTGATGACATTTATCCGAGGGCTGAAAATCCAAATCCGCAAAAAAGAAGCTATACGCTGATTGCACAGGATGCGGAAATTGAGGTATCCCAGGGCGTAAAGGCAAAGGTGCGGACATACAACGGAACAGTACCTGCACCAACATTGAGATTTGATGAGGGTGATGAGGTCGAGGTAAAATTTGTAAATGAAACGCCGTATGCGCATACCGTCCACTTTCATGGTACTCACAACTCTGCAAACGACGGAGTGTTTCCTATGATCAATCCCGGGGAAGAGTACACATATTCCTTCAAGGCACATGAGGCGGGATTCTTCATGTACCATTGTCATGCGTTTCCGACAACTGAACACGTGAGGATGGGAATGTTTGGCGCGATGATAATTGATCCGATACATCATGTCATGGAACCTGCACGGGAGTACCTGTTCGTACTAAGCGAATTTGATCCAGATGATCCATTGGCGACATTCACAAAGTTCTATCCCATCAACGGATATGCAAACCAGTACATGGACAATCCGATTCAGGTAGTCGAAGGCGAGCTTGCAAGATTTTACGTGATGGGAATTGGCGGCGTACTGCAATCTCCATTTCATGTTCATAGCACGATCTTCAAGGTCTGGCCGTCTGGAATTTTGTGGAACGAGCCGCATTATGCGCAGACACACCTGATTGGAAACGGTGACACTGCAATAATTGAGGCAAGTTGGAAAGAGGCAGGCAGATATCTCTTCCATGTTCACGGAATACAGGAAGAACGTGGCTCCATGGCACTGCTTGACGTGCTGGAAGATGACTCTACACTAAAGTCACTGGAACAGCCTAGCAACATTCCAGGAAGCAAGTCGATGATTCCGTGGCAGGAAGATTTGCTGTATCAACTGGAGGATCCTCAGATTATTACGTATGATGACCTGGGTTCTGCTACTGCAAAGGTCTCTACAGCACATGCCGTATCTGCAGACAAGGTATCAATCGTAAAGGATTCCTGGAATCCTGAGATCACTGAATCATATGCGCCAATTGCAGTAAAGGTGAAATCAGGTACCGCGATAACTTGGACCAATGATGATATCGTAGTACACACTGTAACCGAACAGGAATCAGAATCATTTGATTCTGGATTCATTCAGGCAGGCGGGGACTGGCAGTACACCTTTGATGATCCTGGCGAATACAGCTACTACTGCACGTTGCATCCTTGGATGAAAGGTGCGGTACTGATAATCTAA
- a CDS encoding MATE family efflux transporter, whose amino-acid sequence MFSVLIAIAIVIATGGSAIVGKYLGQNKIGKANQVFNLALVLAVIFSTVLSVTTLFFADDITRFLGATDLLFEPTKEYFSTLAVFFILFIIGLVFQHFIRNEGNFIYPIITTVVSVVINIPLTYLFLGVWDWSLGAAALGTGISMIPSTILLIVYFFRKQSIMSYGRPIFDFSVIKKILYNGSSDGLSEISAGIVVLTFNLILIQHLGEIGIAAFAIISLTSLIMIMICAGLAMTLQPMVSYNFGAGKISRVKDTLKISIKMGIIIGVVFYLFVFMFGEYFIELFSGDDEQLTSLAFDAIRVYGFSYIFLGINYLSSGYLTALQKPKTSLMISMSYNLIFVIVGLMAFSHFFSTPGIWWAVPFANIVTVFISLYFVKRTNKVMFEDT is encoded by the coding sequence ATGTTCAGCGTGCTAATCGCCATTGCGATCGTAATTGCCACAGGAGGCTCCGCAATTGTCGGAAAATATCTGGGTCAAAACAAAATAGGCAAGGCAAATCAGGTTTTCAATCTTGCGCTAGTTTTGGCAGTCATTTTTTCAACAGTTCTTTCTGTCACCACTCTGTTTTTTGCAGATGACATCACCAGATTTCTTGGCGCAACAGATTTGCTTTTTGAGCCAACCAAGGAATATTTTTCCACGCTTGCCGTATTTTTCATATTGTTCATAATCGGACTTGTATTCCAGCACTTCATTAGAAACGAGGGCAACTTCATCTATCCAATCATAACCACAGTGGTGTCTGTAGTAATCAACATTCCGTTAACTTATCTATTCTTGGGGGTCTGGGACTGGAGCTTGGGAGCAGCTGCTCTTGGAACAGGTATTTCCATGATTCCAAGCACAATTTTGCTAATTGTATATTTTTTTAGAAAACAGTCCATCATGTCTTACGGCAGACCGATTTTTGATTTTTCAGTGATTAAAAAAATTCTCTACAACGGCTCATCTGACGGACTGTCTGAGATTTCTGCAGGTATTGTCGTGTTGACGTTCAACCTGATCCTGATACAGCATTTGGGAGAAATTGGGATTGCAGCGTTTGCCATAATCTCACTTACATCATTGATAATGATAATGATCTGCGCGGGACTGGCAATGACGCTGCAGCCCATGGTTAGCTACAATTTTGGTGCAGGCAAAATCAGTCGAGTAAAAGACACGTTGAAAATCTCAATCAAGATGGGAATTATAATCGGTGTTGTTTTTTACCTGTTTGTTTTCATGTTTGGCGAATATTTCATAGAATTGTTTAGCGGAGACGACGAGCAGTTAACATCACTTGCTTTTGACGCAATTCGAGTGTATGGTTTTTCATACATATTTCTTGGAATAAACTATCTTTCTTCGGGATATTTGACTGCACTTCAAAAGCCAAAGACGTCACTCATGATTTCAATGTCATACAACCTTATTTTTGTCATAGTTGGCCTGATGGCATTTTCTCATTTCTTTAGCACCCCAGGAATATGGTGGGCAGTTCCTTTTGCAAACATTGTGACGGTTTTCATTTCGCTGTATTTTGTCAAGCGAACAAACAAGGTGATGTTTGAGGATACTTAG